A portion of the Deinococcus peraridilitoris DSM 19664 genome contains these proteins:
- a CDS encoding M20 family metallopeptidase encodes MTTSTTDAVAQLAPQVVAWRRHLHQHPELAFQEHRTAEYVEGVLRSFEGLQISRPTPTSVLAVLKGEGGAGRTVLLRADMDALPIHEENDFEFASKTAGVMHACGHDGHTAMLLGAAKILSERRAQLQGELRFIFQHAEELFPGGAQQVVDAGVMDGVDLAVGAHLYSSLPTGLIAVRAGATMAAPDTFEIVVRGKGGHGAHPEQTVDPVVIGAQIVTNLQHVVSRYRDPLEPMVVSVTQFHAGTADNVIPDVATLGGTVRTFDAQLRENAAVWMERVVKGITEAHGARYSFRYQQGYRALHNDPVVTGELQQVVHDTLGEAALVEGKPTMGGEDFSAYLTKAPGAFFFVGAGNEEEGISAPHHHPRFTVDERALEHGMRVMVGAAMRFTQGV; translated from the coding sequence ATGACAACCTCCACAACGGACGCGGTCGCGCAACTCGCGCCGCAAGTCGTCGCCTGGCGCCGCCACCTGCATCAGCACCCCGAGCTGGCCTTTCAGGAGCACCGCACGGCCGAGTACGTCGAGGGCGTGTTGCGCTCTTTTGAGGGTCTGCAGATTTCACGCCCGACGCCCACGAGCGTGTTGGCCGTCCTGAAAGGCGAAGGCGGAGCAGGGCGCACGGTGCTGCTGCGTGCCGACATGGACGCGCTCCCCATTCACGAGGAAAACGATTTCGAGTTCGCGTCCAAGACGGCCGGGGTGATGCACGCCTGTGGACACGATGGCCACACGGCGATGCTGCTGGGCGCGGCGAAGATCCTCAGCGAACGCCGGGCGCAGTTGCAGGGCGAACTGCGCTTCATTTTCCAGCACGCCGAGGAACTGTTTCCGGGAGGCGCGCAGCAGGTGGTGGACGCGGGCGTGATGGACGGGGTGGACCTGGCGGTGGGCGCGCACCTCTACTCGTCGCTGCCGACCGGCCTGATCGCCGTGCGCGCGGGCGCTACCATGGCGGCGCCTGACACCTTCGAGATCGTGGTGCGCGGCAAGGGCGGCCATGGCGCTCATCCCGAACAGACGGTCGATCCGGTGGTGATCGGGGCGCAGATCGTCACGAACTTACAACACGTGGTGTCGCGCTACCGCGATCCGCTCGAGCCGATGGTCGTGAGCGTCACGCAGTTCCACGCCGGAACGGCGGACAACGTGATTCCCGACGTGGCCACGCTGGGCGGCACGGTGCGCACCTTCGACGCGCAGTTGCGCGAAAACGCGGCCGTGTGGATGGAGCGCGTCGTGAAAGGAATCACCGAGGCGCACGGCGCCCGCTACTCGTTTCGCTACCAGCAGGGTTACCGCGCTTTGCACAACGATCCGGTGGTCACGGGTGAACTGCAGCAGGTTGTGCATGACACGCTGGGTGAGGCGGCACTGGTGGAGGGTAAACCCACCATGGGCGGCGAGGATTTCAGTGCGTACCTGACCAAAGCGCCGGGTGCGTTTTTCTTCGTGGGGGCGGGCAACGAGGAAGAGGGCATCAGCGCCCCGCACCACCACCCGCGCTTCACGGTGGACGAGCGCGCGCTCGAGCACGGGATGCGGGTGATGGTGGGCGCGGCCATGCGCTTCACTCAAGGAGTTTGA
- the recA gene encoding recombinase RecA — translation MSSEKRTALNAAMSQIEKQFGKGSIMMLGAETKLDLEGLPTGSLSLDVALGVGGIPKGRITEIYGPESGGKTTLALSIIAQSQKNGGICAFIDAEHALDPLYARALGVNTDELLVSQPDNGEQALEIMELLVRSGAIDVVVIDSVAALTPRAEIEGDMGGSLPGLHARLMSQALRKLTAILSKTGTSAIFINQVREKIGVMYGNPETTTGGRALKFYASVRLDVRKIGQPSKVGDTAVSHTVKVKTVKNKVAPPFKEVELTIVYGKGFDQLSDLVTLASDLEIVKKSGSFYSYGEARIGQGKEKAAQYIGERPELQEEIRSKVMGLIKEGRASSLLKESVTDDEQVA, via the coding sequence ATGAGCAGCGAGAAGCGTACAGCCCTGAATGCGGCCATGAGCCAGATCGAAAAGCAGTTCGGCAAAGGCTCGATCATGATGCTCGGAGCAGAAACCAAGCTCGACCTGGAAGGCCTTCCCACCGGCAGCCTTTCGCTTGACGTTGCCCTCGGCGTTGGCGGCATTCCCAAGGGTCGCATCACCGAAATCTATGGCCCCGAATCGGGCGGCAAGACCACCCTGGCACTCAGCATCATCGCGCAGTCGCAGAAAAACGGCGGCATCTGCGCCTTCATCGACGCCGAGCACGCCCTAGACCCCCTGTACGCCCGCGCGTTGGGCGTCAACACCGACGAATTGCTGGTGAGCCAGCCGGACAACGGCGAGCAGGCGCTGGAAATCATGGAACTGCTGGTACGCAGCGGCGCGATTGACGTGGTCGTGATCGACTCGGTCGCGGCCCTGACGCCCCGCGCCGAAATCGAAGGTGACATGGGTGGCTCGCTGCCCGGCCTGCACGCCCGCCTGATGAGCCAGGCGCTGCGCAAGCTGACCGCTATTCTCAGCAAGACGGGCACCAGCGCCATCTTCATCAATCAGGTGCGTGAAAAGATCGGCGTGATGTACGGCAACCCGGAAACCACCACGGGAGGCCGGGCCCTCAAGTTCTACGCCTCGGTGCGCCTCGACGTGCGCAAGATCGGTCAGCCCAGCAAAGTCGGCGACACGGCGGTTTCACACACGGTCAAGGTCAAGACGGTCAAGAACAAAGTCGCCCCACCCTTCAAGGAAGTCGAGCTGACCATCGTGTACGGCAAGGGCTTCGACCAGCTCAGCGACCTCGTGACGCTGGCGAGCGACCTCGAGATCGTCAAGAAGTCGGGCAGCTTTTACAGCTACGGTGAAGCTCGCATCGGTCAGGGCAAGGAAAAAGCCGCCCAGTACATCGGCGAACGCCCCGAATTGCAAGAGGAAATTCGCAGCAAGGTCATGGGGTTGATCAAAGAAGGTCGCGCCTCATCATTGCTCAAAGAAAGCGTCACGGACGACGAACAGGTCGCCTGA
- a CDS encoding MOSC domain-containing protein, giving the protein MQGTVVAVSLSQTHTFSKYLSGLIRLKARWGVEGDAHAGTTVKHRSRVAQDPSAPNLRQVHLLHAELFDELRLAGFQVGTGQLGENITTRGVNLLALPKGARLHVGREAVVEVTGLRNPCAQIDALQAGLLAAVLGRDEHGGLVRKAGIMGVVLESGEVRAGDPLRVELPPEPYLPLERV; this is encoded by the coding sequence ATGCAGGGAACCGTCGTCGCCGTCAGCCTCAGTCAGACGCACACCTTCAGCAAATACCTTTCCGGGCTCATCCGGCTTAAGGCGCGCTGGGGTGTCGAAGGTGACGCCCACGCGGGCACGACCGTCAAGCACCGCTCGCGTGTCGCGCAGGATCCCAGTGCGCCGAATCTGCGTCAGGTGCACCTGTTGCATGCCGAACTCTTCGACGAACTGCGACTCGCCGGATTTCAGGTCGGCACGGGCCAGCTGGGCGAAAACATCACCACGCGCGGCGTCAATCTGCTGGCACTGCCAAAGGGCGCCCGACTGCACGTCGGGCGCGAAGCTGTGGTCGAGGTCACCGGCCTGCGCAATCCCTGCGCCCAGATTGACGCCCTGCAAGCGGGCTTACTCGCGGCGGTCCTGGGACGCGACGAACACGGCGGTCTGGTACGCAAGGCCGGCATCATGGGCGTGGTGCTCGAAAGTGGCGAGGTGCGCGCCGGTGATCCGCTGAGGGTGGAACTGCCGCCCGAGCCATACTTGCCCCTCGAACGTGTGTAA
- a CDS encoding sugar efflux transporter, with translation MQTNTLTSLKNVPGIGGLSIAIMLLGFATSFAQPYLSLFGVTEIGMSPIALGFFLTTIALSSIVISTLLGRLSDRLPSRKPVVLLSVACAALGYTLYALTENYLLLLTAVVFIGTGAASFPQLFALAKAQAGTAGEQSMTALRSLFSLAWVVGPGIGAALLAAGGFRGLFLTTAACFALAAVPILRTSARAREAARANPVAPAPPSAASGTDRPVALVALSFVLYGTSMHMGSVALPIHVTQVLHGTTSDVGLLVGLCALLEIPVMLSFVVSARRLSNEKLILWGIALFVLYFVLVLLSPSVWWLAVAQAVRAVVIAILATLGMAYVQELMPDRVGVATTLYANTMNAGALLGGLGVGLCAQFFGYTAVFVLCALLSVASWALLLATRRGLGKRTPAPI, from the coding sequence ATGCAGACGAATACACTGACCTCACTGAAAAACGTGCCCGGCATCGGGGGCCTCTCTATCGCCATCATGCTGCTGGGTTTTGCCACATCGTTCGCCCAGCCTTACCTGTCGCTCTTCGGAGTGACCGAAATCGGCATGTCGCCCATCGCGCTGGGCTTCTTTCTGACCACCATCGCGCTGAGCAGCATCGTGATCAGCACCCTGCTGGGGCGTCTCTCCGACCGCCTGCCCAGCCGCAAGCCGGTGGTCCTGCTGTCCGTGGCCTGCGCTGCGCTGGGCTATACCCTGTATGCGCTCACCGAAAATTACCTGCTGCTGCTGACGGCCGTGGTGTTCATCGGCACGGGCGCCGCCTCTTTTCCGCAGCTGTTCGCCCTGGCCAAAGCGCAGGCAGGTACGGCCGGGGAGCAGAGCATGACCGCCCTGCGCTCACTGTTCTCGCTGGCGTGGGTGGTGGGCCCGGGTATTGGCGCGGCGCTGCTGGCCGCAGGAGGCTTTCGCGGGCTGTTTCTCACGACGGCCGCCTGCTTCGCGCTGGCTGCTGTCCCGATCCTGCGTACATCGGCGCGGGCCCGCGAGGCCGCACGGGCCAACCCGGTCGCGCCTGCGCCGCCGAGCGCCGCCTCCGGGACCGACCGACCCGTCGCCCTGGTCGCTTTGAGCTTTGTGCTCTACGGCACCTCGATGCACATGGGTTCAGTGGCGCTGCCGATTCACGTCACACAGGTATTGCACGGAACCACCAGCGACGTGGGCCTGCTGGTCGGCCTGTGCGCGCTGCTGGAAATCCCGGTCATGCTCAGCTTTGTCGTGAGTGCCCGGCGCCTCAGCAACGAGAAACTGATCTTGTGGGGTATTGCGCTGTTCGTGCTGTATTTCGTGCTGGTGCTGCTGTCGCCCAGCGTGTGGTGGCTGGCCGTCGCGCAGGCAGTGCGTGCGGTGGTGATTGCCATTCTGGCGACCCTGGGCATGGCCTACGTGCAGGAACTCATGCCCGACCGTGTGGGGGTTGCGACCACCCTCTACGCCAACACCATGAATGCGGGCGCCCTGCTGGGCGGCCTGGGCGTGGGTCTGTGTGCGCAGTTCTTCGGCTACACTGCCGTGTTTGTCCTGTGTGCGCTGCTCAGCGTCGCCTCCTGGGCGCTGCTGCTCGCCACGCGCCGAGGGCTCGGAAAACGCACACCTGCTCCGATCTGA
- a CDS encoding sporulation protein, which produces MGFLRRTLARVGIGNATVDTQLAQVSVRLGEQVEGKVVVRGDQAPQAIEHIELFVLAGNSDQVNMHEVQRARVCGPLEIAPGEERVLPFEFVLSYHTPLSLRGTRVGVQTGVSVRLAVDLNDHDLLEVQPSAPVQTLLDAAELLGLRLSRSYVDYAPARRRPAQQLEFLAPDTYGVKEVELLLSVEPDRIDVTLEVDRRAQGLVSLITTETEARTHFSLAGALLDSGVDAVARELDRFIRERPTS; this is translated from the coding sequence ATGGGTTTTCTTCGCAGAACGCTGGCCCGCGTGGGAATCGGCAACGCTACCGTGGATACGCAGCTCGCGCAGGTGTCCGTCCGCCTGGGCGAGCAGGTGGAAGGGAAGGTGGTCGTGCGCGGGGATCAAGCGCCGCAGGCCATCGAGCACATCGAGCTGTTCGTGCTGGCCGGCAACTCCGATCAGGTCAACATGCACGAGGTCCAGCGGGCTCGCGTGTGCGGGCCCCTCGAAATCGCACCTGGCGAGGAGCGCGTCCTGCCCTTTGAGTTCGTCCTGTCGTACCACACGCCCCTGTCGCTGCGCGGAACCCGGGTAGGAGTGCAAACCGGCGTCTCGGTACGGCTCGCCGTCGACCTCAACGACCACGATCTGCTGGAAGTCCAGCCCAGTGCGCCCGTGCAGACGCTGCTCGACGCGGCCGAACTGCTCGGGTTGCGTCTCAGCCGCAGCTATGTAGACTACGCTCCTGCCAGGCGCCGCCCCGCGCAACAACTGGAATTCCTGGCCCCGGACACCTACGGCGTCAAAGAAGTCGAGCTGCTGCTGTCCGTCGAACCGGACAGGATCGACGTGACGCTGGAAGTGGACCGCCGGGCCCAGGGTCTGGTTTCGCTCATCACCACGGAAACCGAAGCCCGCACGCATTTCTCGCTGGCAGGCGCCCTGCTCGACAGCGGCGTGGACGCCGTCGCCCGGGAACTCGACCGCTTCATCCGTGAGCGCCCGACGTCGTGA
- a CDS encoding FRG domain-containing protein, which yields MDEIRVASWTELHEAVYRQSWNDRLSRFRSPYAFRGVSDLHYSLVPSLSRLGGDPRELERHLLRAFRRYAYRDVVERDSYWYWLATGQHHGLPTRLLDWSYSPLVAMHFATADPSRFDCDGVIWMVNYAETNARLPPELGSFLAEEGSDVFTVDLLASFSQHYREGDAPDSAMFDVQALEKLEARSREPFLLFFEPPSLDERIVQQYALFSLLSDPRDSMEAWLEQCPQAYTKIVLPAEVKWEVRDKLDQANVTERTLFPGLSGLSTWLRRYYTPRAEFPEASNEKG from the coding sequence ATGGACGAGATTCGCGTGGCGTCTTGGACCGAACTGCACGAAGCCGTGTACCGTCAATCCTGGAACGACCGCCTGTCGCGTTTCCGCTCTCCTTACGCTTTTCGTGGTGTCTCGGACCTGCACTACTCGCTGGTCCCTTCGCTGTCACGACTGGGCGGTGATCCACGTGAACTGGAGCGGCACCTGCTGCGCGCCTTTCGGCGCTACGCCTACCGGGACGTGGTCGAGCGCGATTCTTACTGGTACTGGCTGGCCACCGGGCAGCACCATGGCCTGCCGACCCGGCTGCTCGACTGGTCGTATTCACCGCTGGTGGCGATGCACTTTGCCACCGCCGACCCTTCCAGATTCGACTGTGACGGGGTGATCTGGATGGTCAACTACGCCGAGACAAACGCCCGGTTGCCGCCGGAACTTGGCAGTTTCCTGGCCGAGGAAGGTTCGGACGTGTTCACGGTCGACCTGCTCGCTTCGTTTTCACAGCATTACCGCGAGGGCGACGCGCCGGATTCGGCAATGTTCGACGTTCAGGCACTCGAAAAACTCGAAGCGCGCTCGCGTGAGCCCTTCTTGCTGTTTTTCGAGCCGCCCTCGCTGGACGAGCGGATCGTGCAGCAGTACGCGCTGTTCTCGCTGCTGTCCGATCCGCGGGACTCAATGGAAGCCTGGCTGGAGCAGTGTCCACAGGCGTACACCAAGATCGTTCTGCCGGCTGAAGTCAAGTGGGAAGTCCGCGACAAGCTTGATCAGGCCAATGTCACCGAGCGGACGCTCTTTCCGGGCCTGAGCGGCCTAAGCACCTGGCTCAGGCGCTACTATACCCCCCGGGCAGAGTTCCCTGAAGCATCAAATGAAAAAGGATGA
- a CDS encoding branched-chain amino acid ABC transporter substrate-binding protein, producing the protein MSMSMKARLGALSVLLLVSPALATKVKIALVAPLSGPLGPIGESARLASELALQTMRAQLTKAGLEVTLVPIDEGNPTIAAQSARALVSDPEVLGVLGPTFSGTAMLVSDVLRPANLVMLSGAATATEITDRNYPNVNRVVARSDAQAAAMAEYLSQKTPHRKLMVISDATTYGNSLADDVETAAAVYKLNVVGRFNTTARIAFEDIVTAAKKQNPDVIYFSGGQEAGLALLRELRSANITSVFAGGSTFEDPSFIRTGQGLVKGVLYTTTFGPLNKFAAASAFSQRFKSAFNQNATIFSVFNYDATRVMLQALLDAKAGAGDTLSRADVSAAVRKVNIPGGLTGALSFNAKGDRQRAPLFVMRFSETTTLPEYLQIHIARPKAVK; encoded by the coding sequence ATGTCAATGTCAATGAAGGCGCGCCTTGGAGCACTCTCGGTACTGCTGCTCGTCTCTCCCGCCCTTGCCACCAAAGTCAAGATCGCTCTCGTCGCGCCACTTTCCGGACCGCTCGGCCCAATCGGTGAATCCGCCCGACTGGCCTCCGAGCTCGCCCTGCAGACCATGCGGGCGCAACTGACCAAGGCCGGCCTGGAGGTCACCCTGGTGCCGATCGACGAGGGCAACCCCACCATCGCCGCCCAAAGCGCGCGGGCACTGGTCAGCGACCCCGAAGTGCTGGGCGTGCTCGGACCGACCTTCTCGGGAACCGCCATGCTGGTGAGCGACGTGCTGCGCCCGGCCAACCTGGTCATGCTCAGCGGAGCGGCCACTGCCACCGAAATCACCGACCGCAACTACCCCAACGTCAACCGTGTGGTGGCCCGCAGTGACGCGCAGGCAGCCGCGATGGCCGAGTACCTGTCGCAAAAGACGCCCCACCGCAAGCTGATGGTCATCTCCGACGCCACGACTTATGGCAACAGCCTGGCTGACGATGTCGAGACTGCCGCCGCCGTCTACAAGCTCAACGTGGTCGGCCGCTTCAACACCACCGCGCGCATCGCGTTCGAGGACATCGTGACCGCCGCCAAAAAGCAGAATCCGGACGTCATCTACTTCAGCGGCGGCCAGGAAGCCGGGCTGGCGCTGCTGCGTGAACTGCGCAGTGCCAACATTACCTCCGTTTTTGCCGGCGGCAGCACCTTCGAAGACCCCAGCTTCATTCGCACCGGGCAGGGTCTCGTGAAGGGCGTGCTCTACACCACCACCTTCGGTCCCCTCAACAAGTTCGCCGCTGCAAGCGCGTTCTCACAGCGCTTCAAGTCGGCCTTCAACCAGAACGCCACCATTTTCAGCGTCTTCAACTACGACGCCACCCGCGTGATGCTGCAAGCACTGCTGGATGCCAAGGCGGGCGCGGGAGACACCCTCAGCCGTGCGGACGTGAGCGCCGCCGTGCGCAAGGTCAACATTCCCGGCGGCCTCACCGGCGCCCTCTCGTTCAATGCCAAGGGTGACCGCCAGCGCGCACCGCTGTTCGTGATGCGCTTCAGCGAGACCACCACGCTTCCGGAGTACCTGCAGATTCACATTGCCCGCCCCAAAGCCGTGAAGTAA
- a CDS encoding YwbE family protein yields MTQGQLRRNIRPGLTVSIVMKADQRSGRLTRGVVRDLLTRAPSHPHGIKVRLETGEVGRVKLIHDPEAADSSVG; encoded by the coding sequence ATGACCCAAGGCCAACTTCGGCGCAACATCCGGCCAGGACTCACGGTCAGCATTGTCATGAAGGCCGACCAGCGTTCGGGTCGTCTCACACGCGGCGTCGTCCGCGACCTGCTGACCCGTGCCCCCAGCCATCCGCACGGCATCAAAGTCCGGCTGGAAACCGGAGAAGTCGGGCGGGTCAAGCTGATTCACGACCCCGAGGCCGCCGATTCCAGTGTCGGTTGA
- a CDS encoding class I SAM-dependent methyltransferase yields the protein MSEPLIFSFEPMHEILPRVRAALNGQGEAQLSVPNPDLDLQRFPGERTPQGIWRPLQAWLDLADRLECHLMTPVVRGERLELHLRRLPGASLHRRSKDQERYGADSEFQRLDKLEDPILLDDLLEALARVRLQPGARILDVGVNSGRELQLLDLAYPGHDFQVVGIDVSESALQLARTRFAHYSFRTLDVNNLPHAALGRFDLVLSLGTLQSSGIEQDRVFRTLLRDHLSPGGALILSLPNCRLEAGRLSYGARLLNFRRPDLSLLLKDLALYRRHLQKHGFRVYVTGKYEIVLTAVPQVGPTGDQPTLESAASGS from the coding sequence ATGTCCGAGCCCTTGATCTTCTCGTTCGAGCCGATGCACGAGATCCTGCCACGGGTGCGCGCCGCGCTGAACGGGCAGGGCGAGGCACAACTGAGCGTGCCCAACCCCGACCTGGACTTGCAGCGCTTTCCCGGGGAACGCACCCCGCAAGGCATCTGGCGCCCGCTGCAGGCCTGGCTTGATCTGGCCGACCGGCTGGAATGCCACCTGATGACCCCCGTGGTGCGGGGCGAGCGTCTGGAGCTGCACCTGCGCCGCCTGCCGGGAGCGTCACTGCACCGGCGCTCGAAAGATCAGGAGCGGTACGGGGCCGACAGCGAGTTTCAGCGTCTGGACAAGCTGGAAGACCCGATCCTGCTGGACGACCTGCTTGAGGCGCTGGCACGGGTGCGCCTCCAGCCCGGCGCGCGCATTCTGGATGTCGGCGTCAACAGCGGTCGGGAACTGCAATTGCTGGATCTGGCCTACCCCGGGCATGACTTTCAGGTGGTGGGCATCGATGTGAGCGAGAGCGCCCTGCAACTTGCCCGCACCCGCTTTGCACACTATTCGTTTCGTACGTTGGACGTGAATAATCTGCCGCACGCGGCACTGGGCCGCTTCGATCTGGTGCTGTCGCTGGGAACGCTGCAGAGTTCCGGCATCGAGCAGGACCGGGTGTTTCGCACCCTGTTGCGTGACCACCTCTCGCCGGGCGGCGCGCTGATCCTCTCGCTGCCCAACTGCCGCCTCGAAGCCGGGCGGCTCTCGTATGGAGCAAGGCTGCTGAATTTTCGCAGGCCCGACCTGTCCCTGCTGCTCAAGGATCTGGCACTGTACCGTCGGCATTTGCAGAAACATGGCTTTCGCGTGTACGTCACCGGCAAGTACGAGATCGTGCTGACCGCCGTGCCGCAGGTGGGGCCGACGGGCGATCAACCGACACTGGAATCGGCGGCCTCGGGGTCGTGA
- the floA gene encoding flotillin-like protein FloA (flotillin-like protein involved in membrane lipid rafts) produces MEGTLFTLGILVFIVFILLWMFFYFVPVGLWITAIFSGVRVSIGTLIGMRLRKVNPAEIVRPLISATKAGLNLDVGQMEAHSLAGGNVGRVVTALISADRANIALPWKRATAIDLAGRDVLEAVQVSVNPKVIQTPRVAAVAKDGIQVVAVARVTVRANIERLVGGAGEETIIARVGEGTVSSIGSAANHKMVLENPDAISKYVLERGLDAGTAFEILSIDIADVDVGRNIGAELQTDQAEADKKIAQAKAEERRAMAVAYEQEMRARVVEAEAQVPLALAEAFRNGRLGVMDYYKMENVQADTRMRQALSEDDESANLRGG; encoded by the coding sequence ATGGAAGGCACACTGTTTACGCTGGGAATCCTGGTTTTTATCGTCTTCATTCTGTTGTGGATGTTCTTTTACTTCGTGCCGGTGGGCTTGTGGATTACCGCAATCTTTTCGGGCGTACGGGTGAGCATCGGCACCTTGATCGGCATGCGACTGCGCAAGGTCAACCCGGCCGAAATCGTCCGTCCGCTGATCAGCGCCACCAAGGCGGGCCTGAACCTCGACGTGGGGCAGATGGAAGCGCACTCGCTGGCAGGCGGCAACGTGGGCCGTGTGGTGACGGCCCTGATTTCGGCCGACCGCGCCAACATCGCGCTGCCCTGGAAACGCGCGACGGCCATCGACCTCGCGGGCCGTGATGTGCTCGAAGCGGTCCAGGTCAGCGTCAATCCCAAGGTCATTCAGACGCCGCGCGTCGCCGCGGTGGCCAAGGACGGCATTCAGGTCGTGGCCGTGGCACGGGTGACGGTGCGCGCCAACATCGAGCGCCTTGTGGGCGGCGCGGGTGAGGAGACCATCATCGCCCGGGTGGGCGAAGGCACGGTGTCGTCAATCGGCTCGGCGGCCAACCACAAGATGGTGCTCGAAAATCCTGACGCGATTTCCAAGTACGTACTGGAGCGCGGTCTCGACGCCGGGACGGCTTTCGAGATCCTGTCGATCGACATCGCCGATGTCGATGTCGGACGCAACATCGGCGCCGAGTTGCAGACCGATCAGGCCGAGGCCGACAAGAAAATTGCGCAGGCCAAGGCGGAGGAGCGCCGCGCGATGGCTGTCGCCTACGAGCAGGAAATGCGCGCCCGCGTGGTGGAAGCCGAAGCGCAGGTGCCGCTGGCACTGGCCGAAGCCTTCCGCAACGGCCGCCTGGGTGTGATGGACTACTACAAGATGGAGAACGTACAGGCCGATACCCGCATGCGCCAGGCCCTCTCCGAGGACGATGAGTCTGCCAACCTCCGGGGCGGTTGA
- a CDS encoding NfeD family protein, which translates to MNRSRYLPSATRLLPGRLMMLGLLLLVLGASLLTLGRAQSPGPVVVVPIQNEIDLGLSPFLKRALAGAAEQNARAVILEINTPGGRLDAVLQMRQSILDSRLRTIAFVNREAFSAGALIAIAAQEIYLAPGAVMGAATPVTGSGTTADAKTISAVRSTFRSTAELRKRDPLVAEAMVDPSIAIEGLVNRGQLLTLTASQAQQRGYADGVVTDRAALLKAAGLDGVTVREAEISPAERLVRFLTNPLVASLLTSLGFLLILADVYTGGFGLIGSLGLLLFGLFFWGHFLAGLAGWEGVTLAVIGLVLIAVEVFVLPGFGIAGILGATALLGGLFVSLIGGQVITPQDLTRAASTIMATFVLMTLGSLVLLRFLPRAAAVQGMILNSQVGTTEAAPIKQRTSRAWHWLEGERLEAHSATYAEGAPEPPPQRSFEGAVGVALSDLRPGGIANIEGQRVDVVSQGDYIKAGEQVRVIADEGYRRVVQRARTGDSDLT; encoded by the coding sequence ATGAACCGCTCCCGTTACTTGCCAAGCGCCACCCGTCTGCTTCCAGGTCGCCTGATGATGTTGGGCCTGTTGCTCCTCGTGCTGGGCGCCTCGCTGCTCACCCTGGGGCGGGCGCAGTCCCCGGGCCCGGTGGTCGTGGTGCCCATTCAGAACGAAATCGATCTGGGCCTCTCCCCTTTCCTGAAACGCGCCCTGGCCGGAGCTGCCGAGCAGAATGCCCGCGCGGTGATTCTGGAGATCAACACACCCGGCGGGCGGCTGGACGCCGTGCTGCAGATGCGTCAGTCCATCCTGGACTCGCGGCTGCGCACGATCGCCTTCGTGAACCGTGAGGCCTTTTCGGCGGGCGCGCTGATCGCCATTGCCGCGCAGGAAATCTATCTCGCGCCCGGCGCGGTGATGGGCGCCGCGACTCCGGTGACCGGCTCGGGCACCACCGCGGACGCCAAAACCATTTCGGCGGTCCGCTCGACCTTCCGCTCCACCGCCGAACTGCGAAAGCGCGATCCGCTGGTGGCCGAGGCGATGGTGGACCCCTCAATTGCCATTGAGGGTCTGGTGAACCGCGGGCAGTTGCTCACCCTCACCGCCTCGCAGGCCCAGCAGCGCGGGTATGCCGATGGCGTGGTGACGGACCGCGCGGCGCTGCTGAAAGCGGCGGGCCTGGACGGTGTGACGGTACGTGAGGCCGAAATCAGCCCCGCCGAACGGCTGGTGCGGTTCCTGACCAATCCACTGGTGGCGTCGCTGCTGACCTCACTGGGTTTCCTGCTGATTCTCGCCGACGTGTACACAGGCGGATTCGGTCTGATCGGCAGTCTCGGGCTGCTGCTGTTCGGGCTGTTCTTCTGGGGGCATTTCCTGGCCGGACTGGCCGGCTGGGAAGGCGTCACCCTGGCAGTCATCGGCTTGGTGCTGATCGCCGTGGAGGTGTTCGTGCTGCCCGGCTTCGGCATTGCCGGAATTCTGGGCGCAACGGCCCTGCTGGGTGGCCTGTTCGTATCCCTGATCGGGGGACAGGTCATCACGCCGCAGGACCTGACACGTGCGGCGTCGACCATCATGGCGACCTTTGTGCTGATGACGCTGGGAAGTCTGGTACTCCTGCGCTTTCTGCCCCGCGCCGCGGCAGTGCAGGGCATGATTCTCAATTCGCAGGTCGGCACCACGGAAGCCGCGCCCATCAAGCAGAGAACGTCCAGAGCGTGGCACTGGCTCGAGGGTGAGCGCCTCGAAGCCCACAGCGCCACGTATGCTGAGGGTGCCCCGGAGCCACCACCGCAGCGCTCTTTTGAGGGAGCCGTGGGCGTCGCCCTTTCGGATCTGCGACCGGGTGGCATCGCGAACATCGAGGGGCAGCGCGTCGATGTCGTATCGCAGGGTGACTACATCAAGGCGGGCGAGCAGGTGCGCGTCATTGCCGACGAAGGCTACCGGCGGGTCGTGCAGCGCGCCCGGACCGGCGACAGCGACCTCACCTGA